Below is a genomic region from Enterobacter hormaechei subsp. xiangfangensis.
AGCTCAGAGCTGGTTTGCTCTTTCAGGGCATCAAAGGCGCTGGTCCAGACGAACGGCATCTGTAGCTCGATGTGAAGCGTATCGTCCAGCCATGCGACGTGATGAAGCGCTTTCAGCGTCGTGAGATTGTGCTTCAGGGTTGGATGCTGAAAATTAGCCAGCGTCCCGGCGACCATTGCTCGTAAGGCTTCCGGTGATTTGGCCTGGGATTGAGAACTCATCCCGACTCCTTTGTTCTTGTGAATAAGACCTTAGACAAACAAGTTTACCTGAAAGGCCGCGGTTTGTGCTTACTTAATAATGCCCCTTTTGGTAATATCGAAAACCCTTTTCACAGTTAAAAGAAGTAATGCCTACTATGACTCAAGTCGCGAAAAAAATTCTGGTAACGTGCGCCCTGCCGTACGCCAACGGCTCAATCCACCTCGGCCACATGCTGGAGCATATCCAGGCTGATGTCTGGGTCCGTTACCAGCGAATGCGCGGCCACGAGGTGAACTTTATCTGTGCGGACGATGCCCACGGCACGCCGATCATGCTGAAAGCGCAGCAGCTGGGCATTTCCCCGGAACAGATGATCGCCGAAATGAGTCAGGAGCATCAGACCGATTTTGCTGGCTTTGACATCAGCTATGACAACTATCACTCCACACACAGCGACGAAAACCGCGAGCTGTCAGAGCTGATCTACACCCGTCTGAAAGAGAACGGTTTCATTAAAAACCGCACCATTTCTCAGCTGTACGATCCGGAAAAAGGCATGTTCCTGCCGGACCGTTTCGTTAAAGGCACCTGTCCGAAATGTAAATCCCCGGACCAGTACGGCGATAACTGCGAAGTGTGCGGCGCGACCTACAGTCCGACCGAGCTTATCGAACCGAAATCCGTGGTTTCCGGCGCGACGCCGGTGATGCGTGACTCCGAGCACTTCTTCTTCGACCTGCCGTCGTTCAGCGAAATGCTGAAGGCATGGACCCGCAGCGGTGCATTGCAGGAGCAGGTCGCGAACAAAATGCAGGAGTGGTTCGAATCCGGTCTGCAACAATGGGATATCTCCCGCGATGCGCCATACTTTGGCTTCGAAATCCCGAACGCGCCGGGCAAATATTTCTACGTCTGGCTGGATGCGCCGATTGGCTACATGGGCTCCTTCAAGAATCTGTGTGACAAGCGCGGCGACACCGTAAGCTTCGACGAATACTGGAAGAAAGATTCCGATGCCGAGCTGTATCACTTCATCGGTAAAGACATCGTTTACTTCCACAGCCTGTTCTGGCCAGCAATGCTGGAAGGCAGCAACTTCCGCAAGCCGACCAACCTGTTCGTACATGGCTACGTAACGGTGAACGGCGCGAAGATGTCTAAATCTCGCGGGACGTTTATTAAGGCCAGCACCTGGCTGAACCACTTCGACGCGGACAGCCTGCGCTACTACTACACCGCGAAGCTCTCTTCCCGCATCGACGATATCGACCTGAACCTGGAAGATTTCGTGCAGCGCGTGAACGCGGACATCGTCAACAAGGTGGTGAACCTGGCGTCACGTAACGCAGGTTTTATCGCCAAACGCTTTGACGGCGTGCTTTCTGCCGAACTGGCCGATCCTGAGCTGTATAAAACCTTCACCGACGCCGCCGCTGCGGTTGGCGAAGCCTGGGAAAGCCGTGAATTCGGTAAAGCCATTCGCGAAATCATGGCGCTGGCAGACGTGGCCAACCGCTATGTGGACGAGCAGGCGCCGTGGGTGGTGGCGAAACAGGAAGGTCGCGACGCCGACTTGCAGGCGATCTGCACCATGGGTCTGAACATGTTCCGCGTGCTGATGACCTGGCTGAAGCCGGTTCTGCCGCAGCTGGCAGCCCGCGCGGAAGCATTCCTGAACACCGAACTGACCTGGGATGCCATCCAGCAGCCGCTGCTCGGCCACAAGGTGAACACCTTTAAAGCGCTGTACAACCGCATCGAGATGAAGCAGGTTGAAGCCCTGGTGGAAGCATCCAAAGAAGAGGTGAAAGCGGCTGCCGCACCGGTGACCGGCCCGCTGGCGGACGATCCGATTCAGGAGACCATCACCTTTGATGATTTCGCTAAAGTCGA
It encodes:
- the metG gene encoding methionine--tRNA ligase, translated to MTQVAKKILVTCALPYANGSIHLGHMLEHIQADVWVRYQRMRGHEVNFICADDAHGTPIMLKAQQLGISPEQMIAEMSQEHQTDFAGFDISYDNYHSTHSDENRELSELIYTRLKENGFIKNRTISQLYDPEKGMFLPDRFVKGTCPKCKSPDQYGDNCEVCGATYSPTELIEPKSVVSGATPVMRDSEHFFFDLPSFSEMLKAWTRSGALQEQVANKMQEWFESGLQQWDISRDAPYFGFEIPNAPGKYFYVWLDAPIGYMGSFKNLCDKRGDTVSFDEYWKKDSDAELYHFIGKDIVYFHSLFWPAMLEGSNFRKPTNLFVHGYVTVNGAKMSKSRGTFIKASTWLNHFDADSLRYYYTAKLSSRIDDIDLNLEDFVQRVNADIVNKVVNLASRNAGFIAKRFDGVLSAELADPELYKTFTDAAAAVGEAWESREFGKAIREIMALADVANRYVDEQAPWVVAKQEGRDADLQAICTMGLNMFRVLMTWLKPVLPQLAARAEAFLNTELTWDAIQQPLLGHKVNTFKALYNRIEMKQVEALVEASKEEVKAAAAPVTGPLADDPIQETITFDDFAKVDLRVALIENAEFVEGSDKLLRLTLDLGGEKRNVFSGIRSAYPDPQVLIGRQTVMVANLAPRKMRFGISEGMVMAAGPGGKDIFLLSPDEGAKPGQQVK